A window of Piliocolobus tephrosceles isolate RC106 chromosome 13, ASM277652v3, whole genome shotgun sequence contains these coding sequences:
- the MMP10 gene encoding stromelysin-2 encodes MMHLAFLVLLCLPVCSAYPLSGAAKQEDSNRDLAQQYLENYYNLKTDVKQFRRKENNLIVKKIRRMQKFLGLAATGKLDSDTLEVMRKPRCGVPDVGHFTTFPGIPKWRKTHLTYRIVNYTQDLPRDAVDSAVEKAVKVWEEVTPLTFSRLYEREADIMISFAVKEHGDFYPFDGSGHSLAHAYPPGPGLYGDIHFDDDEKWTEDASGTNLFLVAAHELGHSLGLFHSANTEALMYPLYNSFTELVHFRLSQDDVNGIQSLYGPPSASTEEPLVPTISVPSGSGMPAKCDPALSFDAISTLRGEYLFFKDRYFWRRSHWSSEPEFHLISAFWPSLPSYLDAAYEVNSRDTVFIFKGNEFWAIRGNEVQAGYPRGIHTLGFPPTIRKIDAAVSDKEKKKTYFFVEDKYWRFDENSQSMEQGFPRLIADDFPGVEPKVDAVLQAFGFFYFFSGSSQFEFDPNARMVTHILKSNSWLHC; translated from the exons ATGATGCATCTTGCATTCCTTGTGCTGTTGTGTCTGCCAGTCTGCTCTGCCTATCCTCTGAGTGGGGCAGCAAAACAGGAGGACTCCAACAGGGATCTTGCCCAG CAATACCTAGAAAACTACTACAACCTCAAAACAGATGTGAAACAGTTTAGAAGAAAGGAGAATAATCTCATTGTTAAAAAAATCCGACGAATGCAGAAGTTCCTTGGGTTGGCAGCAACAGGGAAGCTGGACTCTGACACTCTGGAGGTGATGCGCAAGCCCAGGTGTGGAGTTCCTGACGTTGGACACTTCACAACATTTCCTGGCATCCCGAAGTGGAGGAAAACCCACCTTACATACAG GATTGTGAATTATACACAAGATTTGCCAAGAGATGCTGTTGATTCTGCTGTTGAGAAAGCTGTGAAAGTCTGGGAAGAGGTGACTCCACTCACTTTCTCCAGACTCTATGAAAGAGAAGCTGATATAATGATCTCTTTTGCAGTTAAAG AACATGGAGACTTTTACCCTTTTGATGGCTCAGGACACAGCTTAGCTCATGCCTATCCACCTGGACCTGGGCTTTATGGAGATATCCACTTTGACGATGATGAAAAATGGACAGAAGATGCATCAG GCACCAATTTATTCCTCGTTGCTGCTCATGAACTTGGCCACTCCCTGGGGCTCTTCCATTCAGCCAACACTGAAGCTTTGATGTACCCACTCTACAACTCATTCACAGAGCTGGTCCACTTCCGCCTTTCACAAGATGATGTGAATGGCATTCAGTCTCTCTACG GACCTCCCTCTGCCTCTACTGAGGAACCCCTGGTGCCCACAATATCCGTCCCTTCAGGATCTGGGATGCCAGCCAAGTGCGACCCTGCTTTGTCCTTCGATGCCATCAGCACTCTGAGGGGAGAATATCTGTTCTTTAAAGACAG ATACTTTTGGCGAAGATCCCACTGGAGCTCTGAACCTGAATTTCatttgatttctgcattttggCCCTCTCTCCCGTCATATTTGGACGCTGCATATGAAGTTAATAGCAGggatactgtttttatttttaaag GAAATGAGTTCTGGGCCATCAGAGGAAATGAGGTACAAGCGGGTTACCCAAGAGGTATCCATACCCTGGGTTTTCCTCCAACCATAAGGAAAATTGATGCAGCTGTTTCTgacaaggaaaagaagaaaacatacttCTTTGTAGAGGACAAATACTGGAG ATTTGATGAAAATAGCCAGTCCATGGAGCAAGGCTTCCCTAGACTAATAGCTGATGACTTTCCAGGAGTTGAGCCTAAGGTCGATGCGGTATTACAGGCATTTG gatttttctatttcttcagtgGATCATCACAGTTTGAGTTTGACCCCAATGCCAGGATGGTGACACACATACTGAAGAGTAACAGCTGGTTACATTGCTAG